The following proteins come from a genomic window of Paucimonas lemoignei:
- the gcvA_3 gene encoding regulatory protein LysR, protein MPRGLPPLYALRAFEAAARHSSFTRAAQELSITQSAVSRHIKTLEEHFACRLFQRIGRTIQLTEAARTLLPGVRDGFSSLERACNSLSIEEGVLRMKAPPTLTMRWLLARLSRFRHLQMGNEVQLTSAWMEIDVVDFSHEPFDCAVLLSRGHFPADWEAIYLFPELLIPVGAPTLMDEPWDIQRLAAAELLHPTPDRRDWRNWLERTGLSDQVSLKGGQVFDTLELGMIAAARGYGVSMGDLLMVAEDVAQGRLSLPWRTAVYSGEDYYLVGPRTRPGTERLRRLGEFLQSEVKAMDLPSVEIIR, encoded by the coding sequence ATGCCTCGTGGTCTTCCTCCCCTTTATGCACTACGCGCATTTGAAGCCGCCGCGCGACACAGCTCGTTCACCCGTGCGGCGCAAGAGCTGTCGATCACCCAGAGCGCGGTCAGCCGCCATATCAAAACCCTTGAGGAACACTTCGCCTGCCGGTTGTTTCAGCGCATCGGCAGGACGATCCAGCTCACGGAGGCCGCACGCACCTTGCTGCCCGGCGTGCGTGATGGTTTTTCGTCCCTGGAGCGGGCGTGCAACTCGCTGTCTATCGAGGAAGGAGTGCTGCGCATGAAAGCCCCGCCGACCCTTACCATGCGCTGGCTGCTGGCTCGGCTCAGTCGTTTTCGTCACCTGCAGATGGGTAATGAAGTCCAGCTGACCAGCGCGTGGATGGAAATCGATGTCGTGGACTTCAGCCACGAACCGTTCGATTGCGCTGTGTTGCTCAGCCGTGGCCACTTCCCGGCGGATTGGGAGGCCATCTACCTGTTCCCCGAATTACTGATACCCGTCGGCGCGCCTACCTTGATGGACGAGCCCTGGGATATTCAGCGTCTTGCGGCCGCCGAATTGCTGCATCCGACCCCGGACCGCCGGGACTGGCGCAACTGGCTGGAGCGCACCGGCCTGTCAGATCAGGTGTCGCTCAAAGGAGGTCAGGTGTTCGATACCCTGGAGCTGGGCATGATCGCTGCCGCCCGGGGTTACGGGGTTTCCATGGGTGATTTGCTGATGGTTGCCGAAGACGTTGCGCAGGGTCGTTTAAGCCTGCCGTGGCGAACGGCGGTGTACAGCGGCGAGGACTATTACCTGGTTGGCCCGCGCACAAGGCCCGGAACAGAGCGGTTGCGCAGGTTAGGGGAGTTTCTCCAAAGCGAGGTCAAGGCAATGGACCTGCCCTCAGTAGAGATCATTAGGTAA
- the mdtK gene encoding multidrug efflux protein NorA, which yields MQQPALKELWIILRLAGPLIASQMAHMLMVFTDTVMMGRIGPEALAGGGLGAASYSFISFFCVGVMAAVGTLVAIRHGAGDSKGATQLVQAGIWLAWGMALIAMLLLWNLEPILLHLGQAPVNVHMAGQFLITLPLALPGLLTFMALRGFTSALGRAGPVMTISLGGAAANFLLNYAMIHQMFGLPNLGLMGIGLVTALVTNAMALILALHIRRNPAYAAYPIREGFWQLSRSHLKELWRLGLPIGGTYAVEVGLFTFAAFCMGAMGSTQMAAHQIALQTVSMAFMIPVGISYAVTMRIGQHYGAGNLLLARTAGRAGIAFGGAVMLAFGLLFWLAPHVIIGLFLDIRDPKFAEIVELAVKLLAIAAWFELLDGTQTIAMGAIRGFRDARTTFLIGLASYWLVAAPAAWIFGFYTNHGAVGVWWGLALGLLCSAVALTWAFERKTARLLRQEAAVPVMG from the coding sequence ATGCAACAACCTGCCCTTAAAGAACTCTGGATCATTCTGCGCCTGGCCGGGCCGCTGATTGCCTCGCAGATGGCGCACATGCTCATGGTGTTCACCGACACGGTGATGATGGGGCGCATTGGCCCCGAGGCCTTGGCGGGCGGTGGTTTGGGTGCGGCCAGTTACAGCTTCATCTCGTTTTTCTGCGTGGGCGTGATGGCGGCGGTGGGTACGCTGGTTGCCATCCGCCACGGCGCGGGCGACAGCAAAGGCGCGACGCAACTGGTGCAAGCCGGTATCTGGCTGGCATGGGGCATGGCGCTGATTGCCATGCTGCTGCTGTGGAACCTCGAGCCTATTTTGCTGCATCTCGGGCAGGCTCCCGTTAACGTCCACATGGCGGGTCAATTTTTGATCACTTTGCCCTTGGCGTTACCCGGCCTGCTGACCTTCATGGCGTTGCGTGGCTTTACCAGTGCGCTGGGGCGTGCGGGGCCGGTCATGACCATCAGCCTGGGCGGCGCGGCGGCCAACTTCCTGCTCAATTACGCGATGATTCACCAGATGTTCGGCTTGCCCAATCTGGGCCTGATGGGCATTGGGCTGGTAACGGCGTTGGTCACCAATGCCATGGCGCTGATCCTTGCCCTGCATATTCGCCGTAACCCGGCCTACGCCGCCTACCCGATTCGCGAGGGTTTCTGGCAGCTGTCGCGCAGCCATCTCAAAGAGCTGTGGCGCCTGGGCTTGCCGATTGGCGGGACCTACGCGGTGGAAGTCGGGCTGTTCACCTTTGCCGCGTTTTGCATGGGGGCCATGGGCAGTACCCAGATGGCGGCGCATCAGATCGCGCTGCAGACGGTGTCCATGGCGTTCATGATTCCGGTGGGGATTTCCTATGCCGTGACCATGCGCATCGGTCAGCACTACGGCGCGGGTAATCTGCTGCTGGCGCGCACGGCGGGGCGCGCGGGGATAGCCTTTGGCGGCGCAGTGATGCTGGCGTTCGGTCTGCTGTTCTGGCTCGCCCCACACGTGATCATTGGCTTGTTCCTCGATATCCGCGACCCCAAATTCGCCGAAATCGTCGAGCTGGCCGTCAAGCTGCTGGCCATCGCGGCCTGGTTTGAACTGCTCGATGGCACGCAGACCATCGCCATGGGCGCAATTCGCGGTTTCAGGGATGCGCGCACCACTTTCCTGATCGGCCTGGCCAGTTACTGGTTGGTCGCGGCCCCTGCTGCGTGGATCTTTGGCTTTTATACAAACCACGGCGCAGTGGGCGTCTGGTGGGGCCTGGCGCTGGGGCTGTTGTGTTCGGCGGTCGCGCTGACCTGGGCCTTCGAGCGCAAGACTGCGCGGTTGTTGCGCCAAGAGGCGGCCGTCCCGGTGATGGGGTAA
- the gmr_1 gene encoding diguanylate cyclase/phosphodiesterase, with protein sequence MPTPVQPLRLLLLAQEPEWPALLRECLAPPATETVLLCATQWDAGCELFVDDDTVLLTTPALQPAPGRWKQPVILLLDEEPSTAPMGAVDWLVRDELTPAILRRCLRHLRERALLENTLQSLAEQDPLTGIANRQGFQTLLAARLLDNNGRGMALGHLDMDNFRRANDALGHQAGDRLILQVVARLKGQLEAGDQIARLGSDEFALLIDTRRAPHRAEWMAERITQALSEPYWIDGESLLIGCSLGIAHSRSESGADPLMWHAHIAMQQAKGVQGCTYHLFNERINRNARSLADLEAELRRALRRDELELHYQPRLCLTSGKIVGLEALVRWRHQERGLLPPNEFVPLAEQSGLIVPLGYWVISRALRDMQALRERGLPALHMAINLSFRQFQDNQLLATLGRLIDERGIDAQWLEFELTETAVMRRSDLVKQTMDALGRLGVRFSLDDFGTGFSSFVHLNSLPIALLKIDKSFVGEMEQREENRKLVHAMINLAHNLSLEVVAEGVETAEQLALLRSYGCDQVQGYLISKPLPMPELVNYLTFDRHAPGVLSGN encoded by the coding sequence TTGCCTACGCCTGTCCAACCTTTAAGGTTGCTGTTACTGGCCCAAGAGCCAGAATGGCCGGCACTGCTGCGTGAGTGCCTCGCCCCGCCAGCAACTGAAACGGTATTGCTCTGCGCCACCCAATGGGACGCTGGCTGCGAGCTTTTCGTCGACGACGACACGGTGCTGTTGACCACGCCGGCTTTGCAACCTGCACCGGGGCGCTGGAAACAGCCCGTCATCCTGCTGCTGGATGAAGAACCCTCGACTGCCCCCATGGGTGCAGTCGACTGGCTGGTTCGCGACGAACTGACGCCCGCCATCCTGCGCCGCTGCCTGCGCCATCTGCGCGAACGGGCGTTGCTGGAAAATACCTTGCAGAGCCTTGCCGAACAGGACCCGCTGACCGGCATCGCCAATCGCCAGGGCTTCCAGACGTTGCTGGCGGCACGCCTGCTGGACAATAACGGCCGGGGCATGGCGCTGGGTCACTTGGATATGGATAACTTTCGCCGCGCCAACGACGCCCTTGGCCATCAAGCCGGGGATCGTCTGATTCTGCAGGTGGTTGCCCGACTCAAAGGTCAGCTTGAAGCAGGCGATCAGATCGCACGTCTGGGCAGCGACGAATTTGCCCTGCTGATCGACACCCGCCGCGCGCCCCACAGGGCCGAATGGATGGCTGAGCGCATTACCCAAGCGTTGTCCGAGCCTTACTGGATTGATGGCGAAAGCCTGCTGATCGGCTGCAGCCTGGGTATTGCCCATTCGCGCTCCGAATCAGGCGCCGACCCGCTGATGTGGCATGCGCATATCGCCATGCAACAGGCCAAGGGCGTGCAGGGCTGCACATATCACCTGTTCAACGAACGCATCAACCGCAATGCCCGCAGCCTGGCTGACCTGGAAGCCGAATTACGTCGCGCTCTGCGTCGGGATGAACTGGAGCTGCATTATCAGCCCCGGCTGTGCCTGACCAGCGGCAAGATTGTCGGCCTCGAAGCGCTGGTGCGCTGGCGTCATCAGGAGCGGGGGCTGTTGCCGCCCAACGAATTCGTGCCCTTGGCCGAACAAAGCGGGCTGATCGTGCCCCTGGGCTACTGGGTGATTTCCCGTGCGCTGCGCGACATGCAGGCACTGCGCGAACGCGGCCTGCCGGCGTTACACATGGCAATCAATCTGTCGTTTCGGCAATTTCAGGACAATCAACTGCTGGCGACACTGGGCAGGCTGATCGACGAGCGCGGGATTGATGCGCAGTGGCTGGAATTCGAACTGACCGAAACCGCTGTCATGCGCAGAAGCGATCTGGTCAAACAGACCATGGACGCTCTGGGCCGACTGGGCGTGCGTTTCTCGCTGGACGATTTCGGCACCGGATTCTCATCGTTCGTACACCTCAACAGCCTGCCCATCGCCTTGCTGAAAATCGACAAGAGCTTTGTGGGCGAGATGGAGCAGCGCGAGGAAAACCGCAAACTGGTCCACGCCATGATCAACCTGGCCCACAACCTGAGCCTTGAAGTGGTGGCCGAAGGCGTGGAAACCGCCGAGCAACTGGCCTTGCTGCGCAGCTACGGCTGCGATCAGGTGCAGGGCTATCTGATCAGCAAACCGCTGCCCATGCCCGAGCTAGTGAATTACCTGACGTTCGACCGGCATGCGCCGGGGGTATTGAGCGGCAATTGA
- the rep gene encoding ATP-dependent DNA helicase codes for MSRLNPRQQEAVNYVGGPLLVLAGAGSGKTSVITRKIAHLIQNCGIRAQYIVAMTFTNKAAREMKERVGSLLRAGEGRGLTVSTFHNLGLNVIRKEHARLGYKPGFSIFDETDVKALMTDIMQKEYSGDDGVDEIKNMIGSWKNDLILPPQALENARNPKEQTAAIVYTHYQRTLKAYNAVDFDDLILLPVKLFQEHADILEKWQNKVRYLLVDEYQDTNASQYLLVKLLIGMRNQFTVVGDDDQSIYAWRGARPENLMLLKDDYPSLKVVMLEQNYRSTSRILRCANVLISNNPHEFEKQLWSEMGHGDEIRVIRCRNEDAEAERVAVEILSLHLRTDRPYSDFAILYRGNYQAKLIELKLQHHQVPYRLSGGNSFFGRQEVKDLMAYFRLLVNPDDDNAFLRVINVPRREIGSTTLEKLGNYATERKISMYAATDEIGLGTHLDSRYTDRLQRFKRWMDGVRQQCAQNDPIAALRSMVMDIDYENWLRQNSSSDKAADYRMSNVWFLIEALKNTLEKDEEGEMTIEEAIGKLVLRDMLERQQEEEDGAEGVQMMTLHASKGLEFPYVFIMGMEEEILPHRSSIEADTIEEERRLAYVGITRARQTLAFTFAAKRKQYGEIIDCSPSRFLDELPPDDLAWEGNDDTPTEVKAVRGNTALADIRAMLKR; via the coding sequence ATGTCCCGACTCAATCCTCGGCAACAAGAAGCCGTGAACTACGTCGGCGGCCCTCTTTTGGTGCTCGCCGGCGCAGGCTCCGGCAAAACCAGCGTGATCACGCGCAAGATCGCCCACCTGATCCAGAACTGTGGCATCCGCGCCCAGTACATCGTCGCCATGACCTTTACCAACAAGGCTGCCCGCGAGATGAAGGAGCGGGTCGGCTCGCTGCTGCGTGCTGGCGAAGGTCGCGGCCTGACCGTGTCCACCTTCCACAACCTGGGCCTGAACGTGATCCGCAAGGAGCACGCCCGGCTGGGCTACAAGCCGGGCTTCTCGATCTTTGACGAAACCGATGTCAAAGCGCTGATGACCGATATCATGCAGAAAGAGTATTCCGGCGACGACGGTGTCGACGAAATCAAGAACATGATCGGCTCCTGGAAAAACGACCTGATCCTGCCGCCCCAGGCGCTGGAAAACGCCCGAAACCCAAAGGAACAGACGGCCGCCATCGTCTACACCCACTACCAGCGAACGCTCAAGGCGTATAACGCAGTGGATTTCGACGACCTGATCCTGTTACCGGTGAAGCTGTTCCAGGAGCACGCCGACATTCTGGAGAAGTGGCAGAACAAGGTGCGTTACCTGCTGGTGGATGAATACCAGGACACCAACGCCAGCCAGTATCTGCTGGTGAAGCTGCTGATCGGCATGCGCAACCAGTTCACCGTGGTTGGCGATGACGACCAGTCGATTTACGCCTGGCGCGGCGCACGGCCGGAAAACCTCATGCTGCTCAAGGACGACTATCCGTCCCTGAAAGTGGTCATGCTGGAGCAGAACTACCGCTCTACCAGCCGGATTCTGCGCTGCGCCAACGTGCTGATCTCCAACAACCCCCACGAATTCGAGAAGCAATTGTGGAGTGAGATGGGCCACGGCGATGAGATCCGGGTGATCCGTTGCCGCAACGAAGACGCCGAAGCCGAGCGCGTGGCCGTCGAGATTCTCAGCCTGCACTTGCGCACCGACCGGCCGTACAGCGATTTCGCGATCCTGTATCGCGGCAACTATCAGGCGAAGCTGATCGAGCTGAAGTTGCAGCACCATCAGGTGCCGTATCGTCTGTCTGGCGGGAACAGCTTCTTCGGGCGTCAGGAAGTGAAAGACCTGATGGCCTATTTCCGTTTGCTGGTAAACCCCGACGATGACAACGCCTTCCTGCGCGTGATCAACGTGCCGCGTCGCGAGATCGGCTCCACGACCCTGGAAAAACTCGGCAATTACGCCACCGAGCGCAAGATCTCGATGTACGCCGCCACTGACGAGATCGGTCTGGGCACGCATCTGGACAGCCGCTACACCGACCGCTTGCAGCGCTTCAAGCGCTGGATGGACGGCGTTCGCCAGCAATGCGCGCAGAACGACCCCATCGCCGCGCTACGCAGCATGGTCATGGACATCGATTACGAAAACTGGCTGCGCCAGAACAGCTCCAGCGACAAGGCGGCCGACTATCGCATGAGTAACGTCTGGTTCTTGATCGAGGCATTGAAAAACACCCTCGAAAAAGACGAAGAAGGCGAAATGACCATCGAGGAAGCCATCGGCAAGCTGGTGCTGCGCGACATGCTTGAGCGTCAGCAGGAAGAAGAGGACGGCGCCGAGGGCGTGCAGATGATGACCCTGCATGCATCCAAGGGCCTGGAATTCCCCTACGTGTTCATCATGGGCATGGAAGAGGAGATCCTCCCTCACCGCTCCAGCATCGAGGCCGATACCATTGAGGAAGAGCGCCGCCTGGCCTACGTGGGCATCACCCGCGCGCGGCAGACGCTGGCCTTCACCTTTGCAGCCAAGCGCAAGCAGTATGGCGAAATCATTGATTGCTCACCAAGCCGGTTCCTTGATGAGCTACCACCGGACGATCTGGCCTGGGAAGGCAACGACGACACACCGACCGAAGTCAAAGCCGTGCGCGGCAATACAGCATTGGCGGACATCCGCGCCATGCTCAAACGCTAA
- the xpt gene encoding xanthine phosphoribosyltransferase, with product MEALHQKIRDEGIVLSDQVLKVDAFLNHQIDPVLMQQIGQEFAALFADSGVTKIVTIEASGIAPAVMTGLLLGVPVIFARKHQSLTLTENLLLATVYSFTKQTESTVAISPRHLSSSDNVLIIDDFLANGKASQALISIIKQAGATVAGLGIVIEKSFQGGRAELDAQGYRVESLARVKSLADGVVTFID from the coding sequence GTGGAAGCATTGCATCAGAAAATTCGCGACGAAGGCATCGTCCTTTCCGACCAGGTCTTGAAGGTCGATGCGTTTCTCAATCATCAGATCGACCCGGTGTTGATGCAGCAGATCGGCCAGGAATTCGCCGCACTGTTTGCGGATTCGGGCGTGACCAAGATCGTCACCATTGAAGCCTCGGGCATCGCGCCAGCGGTCATGACCGGCCTGCTGCTGGGTGTGCCGGTCATTTTTGCCCGCAAGCACCAATCGCTTACCCTGACCGAGAACCTGCTGCTGGCGACGGTCTATTCGTTCACCAAGCAGACCGAAAGCACCGTCGCCATTTCGCCAAGGCATTTGAGCAGCAGCGACAACGTGCTGATCATCGATGACTTCCTGGCCAACGGTAAGGCGTCCCAGGCGCTGATTTCGATTATCAAGCAGGCTGGCGCAACGGTTGCCGGGCTGGGCATCGTGATCGAGAAGTCTTTTCAAGGCGGCCGTGCCGAGCTGGATGCACAGGGTTACCGCGTCGAGTCCCTCGCCCGGGTGAAATCCCTGGCGGATGGGGTTGTGACGTTTATCGATTGA
- the radC_1 gene encoding DNA repair protein RadC: MSIRNWPEAERPRERLLELGSGSLSDAELLAIFLRTGVAGKSAVDLARYLLNQFGGLRELLEADLSTFSSHLGLGPAKFAQLQAVMEMARRHMAESLKRESALESPDQVRSYLKALLRHEPHEVFGCLFLDNKHRVQAFEVLFHGSINSAHVHPRQVVKRAMAHNSASLILCHNHPSGVTEASQADIDLTKRLRDALWLIDVKVLDHVIIGDGDPLSMMECGLM; the protein is encoded by the coding sequence ATGAGTATTCGCAACTGGCCTGAGGCCGAACGCCCGCGCGAGCGGCTGCTGGAGCTGGGTTCGGGGAGTCTGTCCGATGCCGAGCTGTTGGCGATTTTTTTACGCACCGGCGTGGCCGGAAAAAGCGCTGTAGATCTGGCTCGTTACCTGTTGAATCAATTCGGCGGGCTGCGTGAATTACTCGAAGCAGACTTGAGCACTTTCAGCTCACATTTGGGGCTGGGTCCGGCAAAGTTTGCGCAGTTGCAGGCGGTCATGGAGATGGCCCGGCGGCACATGGCCGAGTCCCTCAAACGCGAATCAGCCCTGGAAAGCCCGGACCAGGTGCGCTCATACCTCAAAGCCTTGCTGCGCCATGAGCCTCACGAGGTGTTTGGCTGCCTGTTTCTGGACAACAAACATCGCGTTCAGGCGTTTGAAGTGCTGTTTCATGGCTCGATCAACAGCGCCCACGTCCACCCACGCCAAGTGGTCAAACGCGCCATGGCGCATAACTCGGCGAGCCTGATCCTCTGTCACAACCATCCTTCTGGCGTGACTGAAGCCAGCCAGGCAGACATCGACCTGACCAAGCGCCTGCGCGATGCGTTATGGCTGATCGACGTAAAGGTGCTCGACCACGTGATCATCGGCGATGGTGACCCGCTGTCGATGATGGAGTGTGGGTTGATGTAG
- the coaBC gene encoding bifunctional phosphopantothenoylcysteine decarboxylase/phosphopantothenate synthase, with translation MQRLYRKRIVLGVGGGIAAYKSAELVRRLRDLGAEVRVVMTRGGAEFITPLTMQALSGHPVHLDLLDPAAEAAMGHIELAKWADLILIAPGTADLIARLAQGIANDLLTTIVLATDAIVALAPAMNQAMWRDASVQANIRLLETRDFRIFGPASGSQACGDVGFGRMLEPDDLAQSAADCFQRLSLTGKHVLITAGPTQENIDPVRYITNHSSGKMGFALAEAAVEAGARVTLITGPVNLPTPDRVSRVDVVSARDMLAACEAAIPCDLFIASAAVADYRPEVVAPHKLKKDPSTGDGLLLQMVRNPDILATIATRPDRPFSVGFAAETEHLLDYAARKLKDKNLDLIVANDVANPSIGFNSEENACSVIDRALHATLFAQTSKGKIARQLITFIAERMNQV, from the coding sequence ATGCAGCGGCTGTATCGGAAACGCATTGTTCTCGGCGTCGGCGGTGGCATCGCGGCCTACAAGAGCGCAGAACTGGTTCGACGCTTGCGCGATCTCGGCGCTGAAGTGCGTGTCGTCATGACCCGAGGTGGTGCTGAGTTCATCACCCCGCTGACCATGCAGGCCCTGTCTGGGCACCCGGTTCACCTGGATTTGCTCGACCCGGCGGCTGAAGCGGCCATGGGGCATATCGAACTGGCCAAGTGGGCCGATCTGATCCTGATCGCGCCCGGCACCGCCGACCTGATTGCCCGGCTGGCGCAAGGCATCGCCAATGACCTGCTGACCACCATCGTGCTGGCCACGGATGCCATTGTGGCGCTCGCCCCGGCGATGAATCAGGCCATGTGGCGCGACGCTTCGGTGCAAGCCAACATCCGTCTGCTTGAAACACGTGACTTCCGTATTTTTGGCCCTGCCAGTGGTAGCCAGGCCTGCGGTGATGTCGGTTTCGGTCGCATGCTCGAACCGGACGATCTGGCCCAGTCTGCCGCCGATTGCTTCCAGCGTCTGTCCTTGACCGGCAAGCACGTGCTGATCACCGCTGGCCCCACTCAGGAAAACATTGACCCGGTGCGCTACATCACCAACCACAGCTCCGGGAAAATGGGTTTTGCCCTGGCCGAAGCCGCGGTTGAAGCAGGCGCACGTGTCACCTTGATCACCGGGCCAGTCAACCTGCCGACTCCGGATCGTGTGTCGCGCGTCGATGTCGTCAGCGCCCGGGATATGCTCGCCGCCTGCGAAGCCGCGATCCCCTGCGACCTATTCATCGCGTCCGCCGCGGTTGCCGACTATCGTCCTGAAGTGGTTGCCCCGCACAAACTCAAGAAGGACCCGTCCACGGGTGACGGCCTGCTGCTGCAAATGGTGCGCAACCCGGACATCCTGGCGACCATCGCGACGCGCCCGGATCGCCCGTTCAGCGTGGGTTTTGCCGCTGAAACCGAACACCTGCTCGACTATGCCGCGCGCAAGCTCAAGGACAAGAACCTTGACCTGATCGTGGCCAACGATGTTGCCAACCCCAGCATCGGTTTCAACAGCGAAGAGAACGCCTGCAGCGTGATTGACCGCGCGTTGCACGCGACCCTCTTCGCCCAGACCAGCAAGGGCAAGATTGCCCGTCAGCTGATCACTTTTATCGCCGAACGAATGAACCAGGTTTAA
- the dut gene encoding deoxyuridine 5'-triphosphate nucleotidohydrolase: MHALQAKILDPRIGSEFPLPAYATVGSAGLDLRAMLKEDTVLEPGQTLLIPTGLSIYIGDPGLAALILPRSGLGHKHGIVLGNLVGLIDSDYQGELMVSCWNRGQTAFKIAIGERMAQLVLVPVVQAHFELVEEFDESQRGAGGFGHSGSH; the protein is encoded by the coding sequence ATGCACGCTCTACAAGCCAAAATCCTCGACCCTCGCATTGGCAGCGAATTCCCATTGCCGGCGTACGCCACTGTCGGTTCCGCCGGCCTTGATCTGCGCGCCATGCTCAAGGAAGACACCGTTCTTGAGCCGGGCCAGACCTTGCTGATCCCCACTGGCCTGTCGATCTACATCGGCGATCCGGGCCTGGCGGCGCTGATCCTGCCGCGCTCCGGGCTGGGTCATAAGCACGGCATCGTGCTGGGCAATCTGGTGGGGTTGATCGACTCCGATTATCAGGGCGAACTGATGGTGTCCTGCTGGAACCGTGGGCAAACAGCGTTCAAAATCGCAATTGGCGAGCGCATGGCCCAACTGGTGCTGGTGCCGGTGGTGCAGGCGCACTTTGAGCTCGTTGAAGAGTTCGACGAAAGCCAGCGTGGCGCCGGTGGCTTTGGTCATTCGGGTAGCCACTGA